From the Polaribacter huanghezhanensis genome, the window ATACATAAATAGTGAGTTCAGGTTTATCTCTAAAAACAACTCTTATTTATATAGCATTCATGATATTGGTGTTTTTAATTCAAACACACAAAACAACGTTCTATACTCTTTCGGAATTGGATACAATTATATTAAAAACAACAACTCAATTAACGTATCCTACACGCGTGGTGAGTCAAACCACATCATCTCTAATTTACTGTCTTCTTTTTTATCTATTAATTACTTAACATTATTTTAATAAGACGTTGAAAAGTTTCATGTTATATTAACATTTTTTAGCATTTTAGTTGCACAATTAACTTTTATTTATGACTTTTGGCTCTAATTAATTCAAATAATTATACAATGAAAACAAAGTTTAATGGAATTTTAACGCTATTGCTAGCGTTGGTGGTGCAAATTTCTTTTGCACAAGAAAAAACTGTTTCGGGTACAGTTTCTGACAATTCAGGAGCTTTACCAGGGGTTAGTGTCCTTATTAAGGGAACAACTACTGGTACTGAAACTGATTTTGATGGTAAGTATTCTATTAAAACTAAGACAGGCGATGTTCTTAGTTTTAGATATTTAGGGTACAAAACTGTTGAGAAAACTATTGGTTCTTCTAGTACTATTAATGTAACTATGGTAGAAGACGCAAATGTATTAGACGAAGTAGTAGTTACTGGTCTAGGTATTAAGAGAGATAAAAAAGCTTTAGGTTTCTCTCAACAATCCGTAGAGGGTGAGGCTTTAGTTAAAGCTAAAGAAACTGACATTTCTAATGCCCTAGCTGGTAAAATTTCTGGGGTTCAAATTGTTGGGAACAATAGTTCTACTTTTGGATCTTCTCAAGTTAAATTAAGAGGTGAGTCTAACGTTCTGTATGTGGTTGATGGTGTAAAAGTATATGCTTCTTCAGACATTAACACAGATAACGTTGCTGACATTTCTGTTCTTAAAGGTGGGTCTGCAACAGCTATTTACGGTCCTGATGGTAGAAACGGAGTTATTGTTATTACAACAAAACAAGCAACAAAAGGTGCAGCAACTATAGATGTAGATTATGCTACAACTGTAAACTCAGTAACTAATTTAGCTAAATATCAAAATGAATATGGTGGTGGTTACAGTCAAACATTTCCAACATTTGCTTTTGATCCATCAAAAGACCCTGCTTCTTGGGCAGCATTTAATGGCCAAAAAATACCTCAGTATTATGCAGATGAATCTTGGGGTCCTAAATTAGATGGAACTTTGGTTCGTCACTGGGATTCATGGATTCAAGGAGCTCCTACTTTTGGAGAACTAAGAGCATGGTCTCCTAGTAAGAATAGCACTGATTCATTCTACGACATTTCTTTAACTCAAAATGCTACAGTAGCGTTTAACAAAGCAGAAGACAATTACTCTGTCAGAACTTCTGTTTCATACATCAAACAAAACGGTGTTGTGCCAAACTCTAAAAAAGAGCAAACAAGAATTGCATTAAATGCAAAATACAATGTTTCTGACAAATTGGAGTTTTATGCTAATATTAACTACGAGAACAGATCTTTCTTAAATAATCCTGAACAAGGATATGGTAATTTAGGATCTAACTTTAATCAGTGGTGGCAAAGACAATTAGATTTTAAGAGATTGAGAAATTATGAGCAAGCAGGTCAAATTGTATCTTGGAACATCAATGGTCCTCGTAACACAAAACCTTTATATTGGGATATGCCATACTTTCATTCTTATGAAAACTTAAGACATAACTACAAAAATGCAGTTTATGGGAAAATTGGAGCAAACTATACGCTTAATGACAACATTAAAATAACTGCAGAAGTTAGAAGAACTTTTAACTCATATGCAGATGATGATAGAGGTACAACTAAAAGTTTATTAGATCAATCTTTCTACTCAGAATCTATGTCAAGAGCTTCGCAAAAGGAATTTTTTGCAATGGCAAACTACAACAAAAAGTTTATGAATGACAAGTTAGATGTAGATGTAATTGCGGGTACAGAGATAACTCAAAATGACTATAAAAGACTAAGCGCTAACACTGTAGGAGGGTTAACAATTCCTCTTTTCTATAATTTAGCAGGCTCAAAAGACGCTGTTTCAGCAAGAACAAGTATTATTCAATCAGAGTCAAGAAGTGTCTTTTCAAAAGCTTCTATAGGATATGAAAACATGGTATATTTAGATGGATCATATAGATTGGACTGGAAATCAACAGCAAACCCAACTAAAAACAGAGTTGATACTTATGGAGTATCTGCTAGTTT encodes:
- a CDS encoding SusC/RagA family TonB-linked outer membrane protein, with the protein product MKTKFNGILTLLLALVVQISFAQEKTVSGTVSDNSGALPGVSVLIKGTTTGTETDFDGKYSIKTKTGDVLSFRYLGYKTVEKTIGSSSTINVTMVEDANVLDEVVVTGLGIKRDKKALGFSQQSVEGEALVKAKETDISNALAGKISGVQIVGNNSSTFGSSQVKLRGESNVLYVVDGVKVYASSDINTDNVADISVLKGGSATAIYGPDGRNGVIVITTKQATKGAATIDVDYATTVNSVTNLAKYQNEYGGGYSQTFPTFAFDPSKDPASWAAFNGQKIPQYYADESWGPKLDGTLVRHWDSWIQGAPTFGELRAWSPSKNSTDSFYDISLTQNATVAFNKAEDNYSVRTSVSYIKQNGVVPNSKKEQTRIALNAKYNVSDKLEFYANINYENRSFLNNPEQGYGNLGSNFNQWWQRQLDFKRLRNYEQAGQIVSWNINGPRNTKPLYWDMPYFHSYENLRHNYKNAVYGKIGANYTLNDNIKITAEVRRTFNSYADDDRGTTKSLLDQSFYSESMSRASQKEFFAMANYNKKFMNDKLDVDVIAGTEITQNDYKRLSANTVGGLTIPLFYNLAGSKDAVSARTSIIQSESRSVFSKASIGYENMVYLDGSYRLDWKSTANPTKNRVDTYGVSASFLAHKVLPKNDILNFVKLRAGYSTSPFFPNAYQISSVYNVGSLYNGNGRLSVSNTQANPILEGGVRKELELGTEMYFFNNKLSLDLTYFNRKDEGIPVNVPLDGATGYTNTTVNAGKTSSSGIELGLSGDVIRTEDFTFGLSFNFATLSKKVDFIYDGVESRDLSTYTSRMKLQERVGQEWGLFYGTGFGRGANNEIMFRSRGSGRYSYSLQPNKFLGSLLPDFTGGITTNFEYKNMSLSLGFDFQKGGKYYSRTERYMVHSGLADYTAGLNDKGNPKRDPIASGGGVHIVGVLQTGTDASGNPTTDGTAVDTYVEAQDIYGLGNIGNVYENNLHDATYAKLRTIRFNYSLDKDFVTKFNIKSASIGAFANNVWLIYSDLPWIDPSEIEKRSGINWAEAGTLPSTRSIGLNLKLTF